The following are encoded together in the bacterium genome:
- a CDS encoding FAD-dependent oxidoreductase — MPYPHVFQPLDIGGCTLPNRIVRAAHSTGSVGEDLIAYHEARAKGGAALTVLQIAGVHPSSPTDIPVFADRVLPFYEEMAARIHAAGGKVFQQLWHGGAAIEQRSLQNYQQPLAPSAIPSPMVGVVPQELTTAMIDELVEAFAAAAHRCEEGGLDGVELHGAHGYLIGQFLSPATNLRDDNYGGSLENRVRFLREILVAIRAETSPGFPVGLRISADDQIEGGVEPDEAAAIAKLVEPDIDFLDVSLSSYWRFHRLLSTLDERLGYEVPASEVVTAAVDVPTIVTGRITTLDHAEHLIKSGVADLVSIVRGMIADPELVAKARDGRENEIRPCIGTSVGCVARFMVAGKMRCVVNAAAGQESSVPFEPADRATQPKRVLVAGGGPAGLETARTAALMGHEVVLYEMTGELGGQVCIAASAPPRSDLGAITAFLADELDRLGVAVKLRSPVDPDVVADERPDELIIATGTTPRRGFQISAPSTPVPGADLPHVCTSWEVLGFGGRAAIGQRAIVYDDTGTFEAISVCDALMAAGAEVTFLSRHEQLGATILYPAATVEASRERLFAGAFSFTPAVALREITPEAVVTRDLGTYTERRFEADTVVIVSYHDCNRELADHLQAEMSDQTDTPPFNMHLVGDVNGTNSIMAAIHAGARVGREI, encoded by the coding sequence ATGCCCTACCCCCATGTGTTCCAGCCGCTCGACATCGGCGGTTGCACGCTGCCCAACCGCATCGTCCGGGCCGCCCACAGCACCGGCTCCGTGGGCGAGGATCTGATCGCCTACCACGAGGCCCGGGCCAAGGGAGGCGCGGCCCTGACCGTTCTCCAGATCGCCGGCGTCCACCCGTCCTCTCCAACCGACATCCCGGTGTTCGCCGATCGAGTGCTGCCGTTCTATGAGGAGATGGCCGCCCGCATTCATGCCGCTGGGGGCAAGGTGTTCCAGCAGCTTTGGCACGGGGGCGCAGCCATCGAACAGCGGTCGCTACAGAACTACCAGCAACCCCTGGCCCCCAGCGCCATCCCCAGCCCGATGGTGGGCGTGGTCCCCCAGGAGTTGACCACCGCGATGATCGACGAACTGGTGGAGGCATTCGCCGCGGCGGCCCACAGGTGCGAAGAGGGCGGACTCGACGGGGTGGAACTCCATGGCGCCCACGGCTACCTGATCGGCCAGTTCCTCTCCCCCGCCACCAACCTGCGCGACGACAACTACGGCGGGAGCCTGGAGAACCGCGTCCGGTTCCTGAGGGAGATCCTGGTCGCCATCCGGGCCGAGACCAGCCCCGGCTTCCCCGTGGGCCTACGAATCTCAGCCGACGACCAGATCGAGGGCGGAGTTGAACCGGATGAAGCCGCCGCCATCGCCAAACTGGTGGAGCCCGATATCGACTTCCTGGATGTGTCACTGTCGTCGTACTGGCGATTCCACCGGCTGTTGTCCACGCTGGACGAGAGGCTGGGTTACGAGGTGCCCGCCAGCGAAGTGGTGACTGCGGCGGTGGACGTGCCCACCATCGTCACCGGCCGCATCACCACCCTCGACCATGCCGAGCATCTGATCAAGAGCGGCGTAGCCGATCTGGTGTCAATCGTCCGGGGAATGATCGCCGACCCCGAACTGGTGGCCAAGGCCCGCGACGGCCGGGAGAACGAGATCCGCCCGTGCATCGGCACGTCGGTGGGATGCGTGGCCCGGTTCATGGTGGCGGGAAAGATGCGCTGTGTAGTGAATGCCGCCGCGGGGCAGGAGTCTTCGGTGCCGTTCGAGCCAGCCGACCGAGCGACCCAGCCCAAGCGGGTGCTGGTGGCCGGGGGCGGACCGGCAGGCCTGGAGACGGCCCGCACCGCGGCGCTGATGGGTCACGAAGTGGTTCTCTACGAGATGACCGGCGAGTTGGGCGGCCAGGTCTGCATAGCCGCTTCAGCGCCGCCCCGTTCCGACCTGGGGGCGATCACCGCGTTCTTGGCCGACGAGCTCGACCGCCTGGGGGTGGCCGTGAAGCTCCGCTCCCCCGTCGATCCCGACGTGGTGGCCGATGAGCGGCCCGACGAGCTCATCATCGCCACCGGCACCACCCCCCGGCGCGGCTTCCAGATCTCCGCGCCGTCGACGCCGGTTCCCGGCGCCGACCTGCCCCACGTTTGCACCAGTTGGGAGGTGCTGGGATTCGGGGGTCGGGCCGCTATCGGCCAAAGGGCAATCGTCTACGACGACACCGGCACGTTCGAGGCCATCTCGGTGTGCGACGCCCTTATGGCCGCAGGAGCAGAGGTGACATTCCTCAGCCGCCACGAGCAGCTTGGGGCGACGATCCTGTACCCAGCCGCCACCGTCGAGGCCAGCCGGGAGCGGCTGTTCGCGGGGGCGTTCTCGTTCACCCCCGCAGTGGCGCTGAGGGAGATCACCCCAGAAGCAGTTGTGACCCGCGACCTGGGCACCTACACCGAGCGACGCTTCGAGGCCGACACTGTGGTGATCGTCAGCTACCACGACTGCAACCGCGAGCTGGCCGACCACTTGCAAGCCGAAATGTCGGATCAGACAGACACCCCACCGTTCAACATGCACCTGGTGGGCGACGTGAACGGAACCAACAGCATCATGGCCGCCATCCACGCCGGGGCCCGGGTCGGACGGGAGATCTAA
- the uvrB gene encoding excinuclease ABC subunit UvrB, protein MVSSFEPAGDQPKAIGQLSEGLNRGDRFQTLLGITGSGKSATVAWTIEQVQRPTLVLAPNKSLAAQLANEMREFFPSNRVEYFVSYYDYYQPEAYMPASDTYIEKDSSVNDEIDRLRHSTTEALLTRRDVIVVASVSCIYGLGGPDEYKNLLCISKVGESYDQRDLLRRLVDMQYERNDTNLVRGRFRVRGDVIEVHPAYEEFVVRIQLFGDEVEQITTVDPVTGERLHSLSEVVVFPATHYVAGEERMRQAMEGIEIELQERLAYFEKEGKLLEAQRLRMRTTYDLEMMQEIGFCNGIENYSRHIDGRSPGERPYTLLDYFPDDFITVIDESHVAVPQLHGQYEGDRSRKNTLVDHGFRLPSAVDNRPLRFEEVMERVGQVVFLSATPSDYEIGVSAQVVEQIVRPTGLVDPEVQVRPTKGQIDDLMKLIEDRTERGQRVLVTTLTKKMAEDLTEYLLELGVQVRYLHSEVDTIERIEILRDLRLGEFDVLVGINLLREGLDLPEVSLVAILDADKEGFLRSETSLIQTIGRAARNVDGQVIMYADMVTDSMRRAISETHRRRGLQQAFNEQHGINPQTIRKAVSDILAELRPAEDGAPIPGGSQRSRTMDQSRRRPDVIDLDSGGIERLIHTLTEEMNEAATDLKFEYAARLRDEIKDLQRDLRAMA, encoded by the coding sequence ATGGTGTCGTCGTTCGAGCCGGCGGGTGATCAGCCCAAAGCCATCGGCCAGCTTTCGGAGGGGTTGAATCGCGGGGACCGATTCCAGACGCTCCTGGGAATCACCGGGTCGGGCAAGAGCGCAACGGTGGCCTGGACCATCGAGCAGGTGCAGCGCCCCACCCTGGTGCTGGCCCCCAACAAGTCGCTGGCCGCCCAGTTGGCCAATGAGATGCGGGAGTTCTTCCCCAGCAACCGGGTGGAGTACTTCGTGTCGTACTACGACTACTACCAACCCGAGGCCTACATGCCGGCCTCCGACACCTACATCGAGAAAGACTCGTCAGTCAACGACGAGATCGACCGGCTGCGCCACTCCACCACCGAGGCCCTGCTGACCCGCCGAGACGTGATCGTGGTGGCCTCGGTGTCGTGCATCTACGGACTGGGAGGCCCCGACGAGTACAAGAACCTGCTGTGCATTTCCAAGGTGGGCGAGAGCTACGACCAGCGGGACCTGCTGCGCCGGCTGGTGGACATGCAGTACGAGCGCAACGACACCAATCTGGTGAGGGGCCGTTTCCGGGTGCGGGGCGACGTCATCGAGGTTCACCCTGCGTATGAGGAGTTTGTGGTTCGCATTCAGCTATTCGGCGACGAGGTGGAGCAGATAACCACCGTCGACCCGGTGACCGGGGAGCGGCTCCACTCGTTGAGCGAGGTCGTCGTCTTCCCGGCCACCCACTATGTAGCCGGCGAGGAGCGGATGCGCCAGGCCATGGAGGGGATCGAGATCGAGCTCCAGGAGCGGCTGGCCTATTTCGAGAAGGAGGGCAAGCTGCTGGAGGCCCAGCGGCTGCGGATGCGTACCACCTACGACCTGGAGATGATGCAGGAGATCGGGTTCTGCAACGGCATCGAGAACTATTCCCGCCACATCGATGGGCGGTCACCCGGGGAGCGGCCCTACACGTTATTGGACTACTTCCCCGACGACTTCATCACCGTGATCGATGAGTCCCACGTGGCAGTGCCCCAACTTCACGGCCAGTACGAGGGCGACCGGAGCCGCAAGAACACCCTGGTGGACCACGGCTTCCGGCTGCCGTCAGCGGTGGACAACCGCCCGCTGCGTTTCGAGGAAGTTATGGAGCGGGTGGGCCAAGTGGTATTTCTGTCGGCCACTCCTAGCGACTATGAGATCGGCGTGTCCGCCCAGGTGGTGGAGCAGATCGTGCGGCCAACTGGTCTAGTGGACCCCGAAGTGCAGGTGCGCCCCACCAAGGGCCAGATCGACGACCTGATGAAGCTCATCGAAGACCGCACCGAGCGAGGCCAGCGGGTGCTGGTAACCACGCTGACCAAGAAGATGGCCGAGGATCTCACCGAGTATCTGCTGGAACTGGGCGTGCAGGTCCGCTACTTGCACAGCGAGGTGGACACCATCGAGAGGATCGAAATTCTGCGGGACCTGCGGCTAGGCGAATTCGACGTGTTGGTGGGTATCAACCTGCTGCGGGAGGGGCTCGACCTGCCCGAAGTGTCGCTGGTGGCCATTCTGGATGCCGACAAAGAGGGATTCCTGCGCAGTGAGACCTCGCTAATCCAAACCATCGGCCGGGCAGCCCGCAACGTAGACGGCCAGGTGATCATGTACGCCGATATGGTGACCGATTCCATGAGACGGGCCATCTCCGAGACCCATCGGCGGCGGGGATTGCAGCAGGCGTTCAACGAGCAGCACGGCATCAACCCCCAAACCATCCGCAAGGCAGTCAGCGACATCCTGGCCGAGCTGCGCCCCGCTGAGGACGGGGCGCCCATTCCCGGAGGCAGCCAGCGCTCCCGCACCATGGATCAATCGCGGCGGCGCCCCGATGTGATCGACTTGGACTCCGGCGGAATCGAGCGCCTCATCCACACCCTGACCGAGGAGATGAACGAGGCCGCCACCGACCTGAAGTTCGAATACGCCGCCCGTCTGCGCGACGAGATCAAGGACTTGCAGCGCGACCTTCGGGCAATGGCCTGA